ttatatatttcaacatCTTGTTCAATAAGAGTTCAGACCAccattaattagtaatttcttatttattgacaaatattattatatcagtcaattataattatttaaagaaattataataaaatattttttcattttcactgttttaaatataaaaagattcCAAAATTACcaataacattatatttacttCCAGGCATGTCCAATTCCTCCTACTATACACAATATCAATAAGCCAGCAATGTGCAGATAGAATATTCAACAACCTCTGGACGATAGCGGCTGGGCTCCACGGCTTGGGCCCCGGAGCCCTAACTACACGAAAAACAGCAGCAAGTCACTTAGCAGGGCTTCTAGCTAGATGCGTGAGGGTTCCGAACACGAGGTTAATACACCACTTGAAGACCATGGCGGATTGGTGCCATGGATATATAACTGCGACTCAAGAGACTTCGGTGAACGATAATACGAAGATTCATGGTGCGTTTCACGCTATATGCCATGCTATTTTCTATCTCGTGGCGTTCAAGAATCATCACCTGTTTATGACTAAAGAAAGTAAGTAAAGTGACAATGTTTatccttaaaataaatgaatgtcaTAGAAAAAGTTCCAATTACGTTTATAGTTGTGTTatgttaaaaatgaattttcacCTCAAATATATTACAATTCGAATAATATAacctacttaaaaaaacaCAGTTAAAGTAGCTttaattagtttaaattaagttttgtAAGAGTttcgttaataaaaaattgcaatttcattaatttattaacgaCACAAAACTATAACCATTGAACAATGTTAGTAATTATCATTTCTCTTTCAGGCTACAACTTTGTAGAGTCCCTCAACCTACCACGCCTCGTGACCTGTCCGTTAAACCCACTCCGCACATGTCCCCCACAAGTGACCAGAGCATTCACGTCAGTCACCAGGTCCCACCAGGTTGTCTACTGCCAGGCGATAATTGAGAAGAACACAAGATACTCCCTGCATAGTGCTGTGGTGTTTGACGAATGGTTCCCGTATGACCCTTATACATTGCCTGTGTaagtttgtgtttattttatttctgtcttGGCCAGTTTTGTTGTAAAAACGTAACAAATTAACTAAAATTTTCTTGAGGATGTcactaaaacaaaataaaaattgatgcATTGATGAATTGAACATATAGacagactttgttttatagtgTAGGTAGTATGTAATCATGTAGGGCGTAAAAGCTAGCTGTGTTGTATTTAATGAGTGCTTTTCTTAGCATAACAGTGAATTGGAGATTAACATTatagaattttaatgttaaaacaGATATCAGCCCTTCAATTGTCAACCTCTTAACATTGTTGATTTCTGGTAAacttatttacaatatatcaGGTTATCAGGTGGATAGGccatacaaaataacaaatctgCTAGTCTCTTAAAGTGCGAAATTTATCTGCTATGGGACATGAGACTTACctaatttacaaacaaaaagaatgttccatgttattgtttattatctaCCGGTaccattttttatcaatttgtgTCAACGTTATATCTTATCttcatttcatattatttttgtggCAGACAAGGTTAAGGCCACGCATAAAgttaaatatctaaatataaagaaagaaagCAATAAAAGGCCTcaccaaataattttatttacataaaatcttttattattacaaaaatagatgttataatgttcatcaattttttttaattttttgggTTTATTTCCAGATCTGGTAAAACAATATGGCCGCTCTGCATAGAATATAAAGACTTGAAAGATGGTGACGACGAAAACCAGTATACAAGTTTAAAGAGGAAATTGGAAGCTGAAGACGACGATTATTTAATACCAAGCCCTTCGCAAAGATTAGCAAGTTCGCTATCTAACTGTATATCGCCCGGTTTTAAAACCAGTGAatctattttaatgtaatttattgtgTTATGGAGCTGCGTGTTTACTTTAtgagaaattattattgttattgaaaattagtgtctttgttttaatttgactTTATGAAGCAGGgtcgtatttatttataaaacagtaaatattaatttcttgaatgaaattattataacaattaaataataccaGCGTAAAAAGTACATGCAGCTCTTAAGTCGTTAAAAAgtctgataaataaaaattttggttgttaagaataaaattgtaaatatttaatctttattcttaataattaacttttcaattttatatgaataacagtatattaaattaatactgAATATGTGTTTATATGAGAAGATATTTATAACCTTTAACTTTATGTTATATGCCTAAATGCTTTTTATCCTATCCTATAATATTGGTACAAATCACTATTTTCCAGTGCTTTTTATTAccagtaaattaatattgtttcagttaattgaaaaatatgtagaggaataaaactacataattattaatataggtTTTTTATTTCACTCCCATACCTTATTTGtgataatttcaattttttggAACAAGTctctattttttaaaatatattcttaacTTTCTAACagtcttactaataaaatgttacccattcgctATGTAGtggattagttattgcaataacctgtcttgtttttatgattgacgtttcatgtgaacaagagcaggacacagcaatggtagaaaatggttgaaatttatccattgtttaactttttattagtaaagcCGTTagtgaatataatttaatatagaagacaagaataaattaaaatgcctAAATAATCAACTGCTCATGAACAATTaccataaataaaagtttaaaattaattaagtattagtATATTGGGTCCATGGTATTACATAAGGCTGACCATAATTTAATTCTGTATgcgatattattttatatttttatttataatataactgaCCAAATACACAAGACAATAATtccgaaaaaaaaatacaaaactatAGTTCgccttaaaaaatatttaatactgatcttagtaaagaaaaatatctaAGCAGTTACAACATTTGTGCAAGAAGTTACACTTAAaagtttaacaaataattgaagCATTGGGTGCAACAAGGGCGTATGTTCTAAAATAGAGTTTCGAGAAAAATGATAATGAAAGTTGTAATGccttacattattttaatacttataatttgaCTTACATTTACTGTATAATTTCTTAGACCCATGATTTAGCAAAAAGATGAAggtattatgattatttagaaaaaatcagaaatatcataaaatcaatttttttcaacTTGTGTTATCCGCCCTTGTTGCACCCAACTGGTAAAACAGATAGGACGTTAATTTTGCTATTGATTTTgcgttgaaaataaaataagaaatgtaagttaatgtgtatttattacAACCACCGTTCAAATATTCAACTTAATCATTTTTTCTGACTTTCGTGGTTTTAATCAGATTCATCAAAATGGACTTTGGCCGTTTTTCCGAGATTTTTAGTAGCGACAGTAATTTCCTTTCTGCAAATGTTTATCTTTAATCCGTCTATTGTTAAAAAGTATTTCCATTGAAAGTTTCAACTTATCAGGCCCAACATTTTCTCTCAACTTTAACACTTTTTCTAAACACGACATTATGAGGGTATCTTGCTGCGCATTGTCACCTATGTTTcaaaagttacaaaaaaatcttctCTGTGCATTTTTTTGGAACAACACGTGGTAATATGTTAACAAACTTTTCTAGGTATCTTCCTTCCTTGAGCTGATGTATATTCTTCACCAAAACTTCTCTAACTTTCGgcacgtttttttttcacatgTTTTCATTCTTCACCTTCTTTCTTCCCCTTTTTTTGAGGGGCTCATGTTCGCTCTGGTCAGCATCTGATCTTAAGTCACTTGAATCACTCGTTTCAATCATTTTTTACACAATAAGTTTTTACAAACTGCAGACAGGTCGTAAAGTGTTCGAATTTAAACGCACTTTTGATATATCTATGCAATAAGGGCGTAGTGCCACCTTTGACATTATTGATTCTCACGCCATCAAAAAGCGGCTGATCTAAACAAGTTTTCGGGATACGAAACTAGATGGCTCTGTGCATTTTTTGATGTAATAACATCAAAACGGACTTTGGGTACCGAACGCCCTTGTTGCTCCCAATGCTTCAATTATAACAAGTACTAAGTTATTTGTTATGATTACAGTACCACACACATTTTGAAGGTactaaaaaaaagattatttgTGGGTAATGAATACTAATTTTGCAATTTTGACCTTTTAAGATCAACAATATCACAGAGTCCATatcttttcattataattatatttcttatcttcaatattttttaatagctGTCAATGCTAATACCAAAAACACAAATgagtatttgaaaaaatatatattaatactgGTAACTTCACGTGCAAAAAATTTCTAATTGAGATTACAATTCTAATGAACACAAGGCTTGTTAttacttaaaagttaaaaaaagacACAACATTTAACTTACTCTAACTAAtcctaaaaaaaatctttaaacttCTATAAATTAATCCTAAAAAATTCGCtgaattttacaaatttgttgaatttaaattactgattgtatatgtaatttaaaatacatttaaaggCGTAAAGTTGCAACATTGGCTAAGTCAAAGTagctttaaaatgtataagtacatgtaaaaaaaatattttttttatctcttttTATGGTATGGATGCCTTCTTTTAAATGATGTTAGGGTTTTATTTGGCTGATGGTTTTTTGACTGATATTGTGTTATGATCGGCGCTTCGTGTGCcgctaatttattaataacgaaATCATCGCCTGCTTTCATGTTTTCCATCATTTTCAGTTTAGCTTCTATTGACTGTATTACTGTTTTCTTGCTCAGCTTCAACTCCGGTTTCGCTGCTGTTAGCGCTGATATTCCGAGTTCTGGCTTTGGTTTGTCCTCCTCCTGCTGATTatgtttattcaattttagGCAATTTACTtctaatttacaattttgttcATACTTGTTAAATCACAATCAGGAAATTAGACTATTTGACCTACcgatagttaaaaaaaatacaaaagatcAATAAGTCATTCCTTAATCAatgaaatatcaatatttattttctcatcATAGTTATTCATTAGTtaactgtaaaaaaaaactgtacaAGCAAACTCACCGCTGCATTCTTAGCAAACTTCACGCACATCCGTTTATTGCCCAGCATCTGGCCGTTCAATGAGTTCATTGCTTGTATCGCATCTTGTCTCAACTTGTAGGTAACAAACGCGAAGCCTCTTGGCTGCCCCGCGTTCGGCCCACTGCGGTGGAACAGCATGTCGAACTTCTCGATATTGCCGTACACGCGGACCATTTTCAGTAGTTGATACCGGTAAGTAAAGTGGGTATTGTTTAGTAAAATGTTtaccattttattatattatacatatatgcttaattaataatttaatatattaaatgttatgaTGTATCATAAACTAGCTTTGCCCTGCGgctttacccgcattgctcagtgctctgctcctgttggtctttaCATGATGATATCTGCAGCCTTTAGCCTTCCTTGACAAATGGGCTATCtgacaccgaaataatttttcaaatcacaccagtagttcctgagatgagCGCATTCAatcaaaaatacaaataaactaaattaaaatgttttgaaaatcaaatttaattagaaagtaattttatgtttttccaTTTTATTCTACCTGTTTCACCTGATTTTCAAATACTCATTAGACATTACAGTGAAAgcaatttttactttaataaataattggcaACTAGTAATTTACAGGAATAAAGATCgtgttaatttatataattgtatgtaatgttCAATATATTCACAtagatttgtatttataatctaCTTGCCCTGTGCCCATAACTTTGATAAAAGTTAAGTCTTGTCTTTGTTTTAtgtcctatttattttacaagcaatattaaagcgttttcattcattcataaaacATTAGTTGATATcttgttaattaaaacatactCATTAACTCTGGTGTCCAAATTGCCAATCCAGAGCCTCTTATCACACACATCCATTGGCTTGACAGGATCTAAATGCAGAGGTATCTGTAAGAAAAAGATTCATactaatttaaagttaaaaagaaTTTAGTAGGGTAAAGGgtcaatttcatattttgccaatattatattatgaatttggcattgtttattgttaaaaagctaaattagaaaaaataatatgctaTTCTAGCTCAAGTGTAaacttgttaaatttttataatattaagtatcgCACAATAGCATAAcaatgtaaaagtaaatattattaccgttgtattttccatttttaagtttatatggAGGATTTTTCTCAGAATCTACGAAGTTATCTAGAACAATCGCTGAAGAAATAAGcagtcataaataaatttgccTGAATTCCAAACTTTCCATTAcatatattagatttatttttacggtTAAACGTTCGTCACGCAAACAACATTTTgtgattttaaaacatttacgTTTAACACGATTCACAAACAAAAttgaatcaattttttattgttcaaaTGTCAAAATCATCAACGAGACAGCTGTGGAGACAGCCATGATCATAGGACATAGAGTATGTatctaagagcaattaacctatagagtacttgtatcgagcgtatacaatttacatatatttgt
This is a stretch of genomic DNA from Colias croceus chromosome 4, ilColCroc2.1. It encodes these proteins:
- the LOC123690874 gene encoding probable RNA-binding protein 18 isoform X2, whose product is MENTTIPLHLDPVKPMDVCDKRLWIGNLDTRVNEYQLLKMVRVYGNIEKFDMLFHRSGPNAGQPRGFAFVTYKLRQDAIQAMNSLNGQMLGNKRMCVKFAKNAAEEDKPKPELGISALTAAKPELKLSKKTVIQSIEAKLKMMENMKAGDDFVINKLAAHEAPIITQYQSKNHQPNKTLTSFKRRHPYHKKR
- the LOC123690874 gene encoding probable RNA-binding protein 18 isoform X1, producing the protein MENTTIPLHLDPVKPMDVCDKRLWIGNLDTRVNEYQLLKMVRVYGNIEKFDMLFHRSGPNAGQPRGFAFVTYKLRQDAIQAMNSLNGQMLGNKRMCVKFAKNAAQEEDKPKPELGISALTAAKPELKLSKKTVIQSIEAKLKMMENMKAGDDFVINKLAAHEAPIITQYQSKNHQPNKTLTSFKRRHPYHKKR